In Pongo abelii isolate AG06213 chromosome 5, NHGRI_mPonAbe1-v2.0_pri, whole genome shotgun sequence, the DNA window ACCCTTTCCACTGGGCAGGTTAGGAAAACTCTGAATGGGGCCAATTCTCGCATAGCCCAAAATATTGAGGGCAGATTCCTGGATTCATTCCTGACTGCTTAACAGGAGGTTGCCAGAGATTGCAGTGCATGCTCAGAGGGGTGTTGGAAATATTCCTCTTCAAGAGGACATCTGGAAACTTGCAGGTTCCACTATTGATTATTCTTTATCAGTAATGAGAGGAAGTGAGTAGGGGAGATATCTAGTGCCTGAGATACTGCTTTTGATTCTACTCTCAGCCCCTCACTTCCACTAGTGTTAGAGCCTCTCCAGTAGTCCATAGTCAAATATGGCAGCAGTCAACAGCTTGCCTTTAGGGAGCCTTTGGGAAAAATCACATATGGAATCCAGAAGAATGTGCAACCTATCGTTGGATAATTTTTCCTTATCCCAGAGATTTCTGCACTGTGGGTGAGAAATCAGATTCTGAACTATGACTATACTGACAGAAAGGAAAAATTGGAACATTCATCATGATCTTGGGCTAAAATCTTTTCACTTCTTCGTTGCACAGGTGATAGCTGCAAACATTGGGTACGCCACTGTGAGGCCATGGAGACCCGAGGCCAGTGGGCCCAGAAGCTGGTGATGGAATTTCAGAGCAAAATGGAGAAGTGGCATGAAGAGACGGGTCTGAAACCACCCTGGCACCTTGGAGTAGACTCTCCCTTTCGGAGAAAAGCAGGTGGGTTATGAGGAACTGGAAGACTCCAGTTGCTTAGCTTCTTGCCATTTATCTTTGAATAACAGTGGAGATAAAGCAAGAACTAGCTAATTATCCCAACTGTATGTAATGGAGAGACATCAGTGACTTTTCTTTACAGAGACCTCTTTGACCCCAGGGATAGCCACAGTGTTGATGTCATCATCTCTATTCAGTAGACTGTTGCCTTGGTCTTAAGAATAATATCATTTTTGAGTTCATCCAGGAGCTAGACAGTGTTAAGCTCTCTTTCCTACATATAACATTAATGATCTTAGGATTTTTACTTTCCTTATTCTATTAATAATGAGAGTTGAATGTATCTGATTCTTTTTCccaccttatttttatttagattctCTTTCCAGTCCTCGAAAGAACCCTCTTGAGAGAAGCCCCTCTCAGGGCAGACAGGTTGCCTTTCGGCCTCCAGCATGGAACCGCTTACGCTCTAGCTGCATGGTGGTACGGGTGGATGACCTGGACATCCACCAGGTGAGGACATGGGGAAACATGGTTGGAAAGAGGTGGAGCAGTTTACCTGGAAGGCAGCTGGAACAGTATGAGCAAAGTTTTGGAATTTGGGGACTATTTACCTCACTTGTGGGAAGATTAATAGTTTGGTCTGTTTCTTTCTGAGCATGGCTGGTGAGATCAGGACTTGGGAATTCCCCCAGTTTTACTGTGAATGCTCTACTTTGAACCTCCCGCTGAAAAAACTAACTCGCGAATAGTGCGAGGCAGGTGTGAGAACGCCTGGAATATGTGTGAAAGACACTTTGTTCCCTGTGACAGACTTCGGAGGGATGGTAGAGGCTTTATGCTTCCTAAGCGGAAATGGAGGGCTGCTCTAAGTTTGATTGTTGATACTAACAGTAAGTTGTGATTGTTTAGGTTTCCACCGCTGGACAGCCAAGTAAAAAGCCATCTACACTCCTTTCCTGCAGTCGGAAACTTCACAACCTCCCTACCCAGGTCTCTGCCATTCATATTGAGTTCACAGAGTATTACTTCCCAGATAATCAGGAGCTTCCAGGTAAGCATCTAGGCTGGCTATTTTTCTGTCTAGCTCATGCTTTTCCCATTTGTCAGCCTTGGGGCCactacttatatttttatttgttgttaggAGTTTTCAGTGTTTGAGTTAATGTAGCACACTTTTGTTAAACACTCTGCCCTGTATAAATGTGTACCTTTGCTCTGTTCATAATATAGTTAATATTAGGTAGTAAGAGCCTAGCTATTGCTTTTTACAGgatgtttcttttcttccctctgcttTCCAGTTCCTTGTCCTAATCTCTACATTCAGTTAAATGGTCTGACATTTACTATGGATCCTGTCAGTTTGCTCTGGGGAAACCTCTTTTGCCTGGATTTATACCGCAGCTTGGAGCAGTTCAAAGCTATCTACAAGCTGGAAGATTCAAGTCAGAAAGATGAACACTTGGACATCCGACTAGATGCGTTCTGGTTGAAGGTGAGGGGAGAGTGTGACTTTTATCCCCTCTTGGTAGCCACAGCTGCATTTTTCCAATGTATATAATCCATGGTTTTGCTCTGTCCATTTTGTGGAAGTAAGAAAATAGTTTCACAGCCCAAATGATCTTTTACATGTGTATTAATAGTGGGATGCTGAGATACTCAGATGACCATTCTGAattgtgtttcattttctctgtgAAGGTGAGCTTTCCACTGGAAAAGAGAGAGCGGGCAGAGTTGCATCGTCCCCAGGCCCTTGTCTTCTCTGCGTCAGGCATGATTGCCACCAATACACGTCATGCCCCACATTGTAGTTGTTCAGACCTCCAGAGTCTCTTCCGGGGTTTTGCTGCTGCTGAGTTCTTTCATTCCAATTATGATCACTTTCCTAAGGTTCCAGGTGGCTTTAGCCTTCTGCACATGCTTTTTTTGCATCATGCCTTTCAGATGGattcctgcctgcctcagcctaataCCCTCCCTCCCCAGAGACCTAAGGCTTCCCGGGATCTCTGGTCTGTCCACTTTACCCAGATCTCCTTGGACTTTGAGGGAACAGAAAACTTCAAAGGCCATACCTTGAATTTTGTAGCCCCCTTCCCCCTGTCCATTTGGGCCTGCCTACCCCTCCGCTGGCAGCAAGCCCAGGCACGGAAGCTCCTTTTGGCCTCAGAGGGGAGGCTGAAACCATCAGCCAGTTTTGGAAATCCGGTCCAGTCTGAGGCTCTTGCCCCTGACTCTATGTCCCATCAGCGGTCAAAGACTGAACATGACTTGAAAAGCTTATCAGGACTTACAGAAGTCATGGAAATTCTGAAAGAAGGCAGTAGTGGTATGGACAACAAAGGGCCTCTGACAGAGCTGGAGGATGTAGCAGATGTTCATATGCTTGTACATTCCCCAGCCCATGTCCGCGTGAGGCTTGACCACTACCAGTACTTGGCTCTGCTTCGCCTGAAGGATGTGCTGCAGAGGCTTCAGGAGCAGCTGACTAAGGATACAGAGTCAGTGACTGGGTCTCCCCTGCAGAACCAGACAGCTTGCATTGGAGTTCTCTTTCCCAGTGCTGAGGTGGCTCTGCTTATGCATCCTGCCCCCGGTGCTGTTGATGCTGACTCTGCAGGCTCAGATAGCACTAGCCTCGTAGATTCAGAGCTATCTCCTTCAGAGGATCGGGAACTGAAGTCTGATGCCTCATCAGACCAGGGCCCAGCAAGCCCTGAGAAGGTCTTGGAGGAAAGTAGCATTGACAATCAGGATGTATCCCAGGAGAGGCCACATAGCAATGGAGAACTGCAGGACTCAGGTCCACTTGCCCAGCAGCTGGCAGGGAAGGGCCATGAGGCAGTAGAGTCCCTACAGGCTAAGAAACTTAGCAGAACCCAAGCCTCCAGCTCACCAGCTGCATTGAAGCCCCCAGCTGGCAGGGAAACTGCTGTGAATGGACAGGGTGAGCTCATCCCCTTGAAGAACATTGAGGGAGAATTGTCAAGTGCTATTCACATGACCAAGGATGCCACCAAGGAGGCTCTACACGCCACCATGGACCTCACCAAGGAAGCTGTGTCCCTGACTAAGGATGCCTTCAGTTTGGGCAGAGATCGAATGACCTCCACCATGTACAAGATGTTGTCCCTGCCCCCAGCCAAGTAAGTGGTTCTGTACCTCCTTCACTCATCCCATCTCCTTCTCCTAGTTCTGATCATTGGGTTTAAGGCCTCTTACTGTGTGCATTTCTAGATTGGGAAGTACCATAGAGTCCAGGAGAATGCATAGAATGGCCTATTTAATGGGCAGTTTTCAAGCCAGTATTTATTGCTTCTTAGAATCAGATTATCTCCTTTTTCACTGATTCACTATTTTTTCCCCTCAAGACAGGccttactgtgttagccaggctggtcttgaactgctgggctccgcaatcctcctgccttggcttcctgagtagctgggattatagacacctgccactgtacccagcttgtTTCACTATTATTGATACAAATATGCTAtatcagaataataataatggcatatatataatattattttcagtgggatttcatgtaatttttttgtttgatttgatCCCCACAGCAGCCTGGTAAGGTGGCCTCAGACATTTGTATCCCCAGTTTATagctgggaaaactgaggctttagAGAGGATGAGCTCATAGATATCCCATATCTTGTAAATAGAAAAGCTGTGGCTTTGGACTTGTTTTTTCTGGTACCTTATCAGTGTCTGTCAGAGTAACAGAGAAGGAAGaatttcatccattcaacaaatatcttgTGAGCCCTTTCTGTGTGCTGGGCTCTGTGTTAAGCACTGGAGATAGAGTAGGGAGTAAACAGGAAAACACAGAAATGCACAGTGAGACGAGTGGAAAAGTATGGATTTTCCCATGGGTGTCTTGTGGTTTTAGGAAAGATAGAGTCTAAGGGAAGTCTTTCCTGTAACACTTTGTGGTTTAGAGACCATGGTATGAAAACAGTGCATTTAGAGCTTTTGTCTAAGTGAATTATCTTAAGTGGGTCTCTAATGCCTGTGGGTGAGCTAGTACCTGCTAGGACAGACAGCAAGGAGGAAGGAGAATAAAACTTCAAGGGTTGAGTTGTATAATACTagccaacatttactgagtgccttctTTGCCTGATAAGACACAGTCCTAAGTACTTATAATATTGGTCCACTGGATTTTTATAATAGCCCTATAAGGCAAGTATTAATATCACtccccatctcacagatgaggaaactgaggctcagagaggtaagaaACTGGCACAAGATCACACAACTTGTGAGTGGTGGGGCAAGGATTAAAAGCCTGGACTCCTAATCACCCAATGTGCTGCCTTTTCTAAATGGAGACAAGTAAGGGAGATGGAAAAAGAGCAGaggtgaaaaagagaaaagaaaggtgtGTGAAATGAGcccttttaaaatatcaacagtgGCTTCCTAACTGCCCAAGCCCGTGGCCTTTCCTCAGTCCCCCTTCTCCTGGACTCCTCTGTGGTAGTTAACATTTCTGATCAGTTCATTCTGAATGTTTGTAACCCCACCCAGTTACTCTCAATTCTCTGAAGGAGTCTTCTTTTTCCTTGGctgctctcttcttccttttaacCTATAGGTGTAAATACTCCACAGGGCTAGGCTGTCCATATTCTGATCACTTTTgtcatacttttaatttttaatttttttttgagacaggtctcattctgttgcccagtggtgcgatgtctgctcactgcagcctcgacctcccaggttcaagtgatcctcctgcctcagcctcctgggtagctgggaccacaggcatgcgccaccacgcccagctaatttttgtatttttggtagagatggggtttgccatgttgcccaggctagtctcaaactcttgggctcaagcgattgacccaccttggcctcccaaaatgctgggattataggtgtgagccactgcgcctggcctataattttaattttttaaattataaaaatggttTGTGTTTATCGTGTTGACAATGTAGGAAATAAGagagtaaagaagaaaatataaaaatcacttgTAACAATCCGCAGATAACCACTGTTTACATTTGGGTGTATTTTCTTCCAATCTTTGTATGTCTGCATTCATGTGTACACTTGTGGATGGTTATGCATATAATATCCACAAATAGTTTTTACAACAATAGGATTATATTATTTCTACAATGTTACATGCTGCTTTATTCACTCAATGTTTTATTATGATATTTTCCCATTCATTAGGCATATgaatacatgatttttatttatttttatttttggagatgtggtttcaccatgttgcacaggctggtcttgaactcttgggtgcAAGCGactctcccaccttggcttcccaaagcgctaggGTTATAAGCATAAGCCACTTCCCCTGGCTGAATACATGATTTTTAATTGCTCCATTATATTCTAGTAAAttgatatatcataatttattgatCCATTCCTCTATCTGgggagtcatttaaaaaaatgtttcccaTTTTTCTCAGGTAGAACCAATGCTGTATGAAATGTCCTTATTTTTGTGAACTTTAATCTTTGGAATATTTTACATATCTAAATCTTTCTttagaataaaaaccaaaaagtagctgggtgcggtggctcacgcttgtaatcccagcactttggggggccaaggcaggcggatcacgaggccaggagatcgagaccatcctggctaacacagtgaaaccccgtctctactaaaaatacaaaaaattagctgggtgtggtggcacgtgcctgtagtccagctactcgggaggctgaggcaggagaatggcttgaacctgggaggcggagcttgcagtgagccgagatcacgccactgcactacagcctgggtgacagagcgagactctgtctcaaaagaaataaataagtaataaaataaaataaaaaccaaaaagtgAAATTATTAGGTCAAATgctacaaacatttttaaagttgttgATGCATTTGCCAAACTAACAGGTTTGTAACAGTCTGTGCTTTTTAATGGTTTCTCTCTCAGAATCCCCTGCAGGGTTTGTTAAAACATAGtggcagctgggcgcggtggctcacgcctgtaatcccagcattttggaagcctgaggcaggcagatcatgaggtcaggagatggagaccatgctggctaacacggtgaaaccctgtctctactaaaaatataaaaaattagctgagtgtggtggcatgcacctgtagtcccagctactctggaggctgaggcaggagaattgcttgaacccaggaggcggaggttgcagtgagctgagatcatgccactgcactccagcctgggcaatagagtgagactccatctcaaaaaaaaaaaaaccaaaaacatagtTTGCTGAGCCCTATTTCTCATTCATGGAATGAGATGGGGCCtgataatttgcttttttttgtttttgagatggagtctcactctgtcgcccaggctggagtgcagtggtgcgatctcagctcactgtaacttccgcctcctgggttcaagcaattctcctgcctcagcctcccgagtagctgggactacaggcgtgtgccaccacactcagctaatttttgtattttcagtagagacggggttacaccatgttggccaggctggtctcaatctcttgacctcaggtgatctgcccaccttggcctcccaaaatgctgggattacaggcgtgagccacctcattgggcccaagaatttgcatttctaacacatTCCCCGTTGATTCTGATGCTCCTGCCAGGACCACACTTTGGGGAACACTGCTCTAGGGAACATCAGTTTTCCCTGTCTGTTCCCACATGAAGACTTTTTAGTGTATAAAAAGTATGGTTGATTTCTATATaggtggtattttattttattttattttattttattttattttattttatgagacatcCATTACTCACTATAGTCTTTTCCTCTCCAGCTTGTTTGAAAAAGTCAGGCCAAACGTCCTAAACCATAGGTATAATCTTGTTATTTCCCTACTCCAAAACCTTTACGCTTTTCCCTCATACCCCCTGAATTTAATTTGAACTTCTTAAGTGTGGCATAATCAATTATTATGATACAGCCATATAGCAATTTAtagttttcaaagcattttaataaatacttttttattcaAGGTTTTCTATAATTTGGCTGCCACTCTTGTGGTAAAGTGAAAAATCACTTAGTGTGAAGTTAGGAGACTTgagtcttttatttttgagacagagtctcaccgtgtcacccacactggagtgcagtggtgtgatctcggctcactgctgcctcaacctcccaggctcaggtgatcctctcatctcagcccccagtagctggactacaggcacgcaccatgatgcctggctaatctttgtattttttgtagagaccaggttttgccatgttgcccaggctggtctcgaactcctggattcaagccatctgcctgccttggcctcccaaagtgctgggaatataggcgtgagtccctgcacccagcctgagttTTTCTTAATTCTACCTTTAACTGTGACCTTGggacagtttcttcatctgtaaaatgggagggtGGTATTTAAAGGTCCTTAAAGGTTTCTTTTCACTGTGTTAATGCCTTTTTAACTTTATCTTCCATTGCTCTCCCTGACAAAACCTATGCTTCAGCTGGGCAGAGCTATTATTCTTACCAGTCTCTTTTTGTTTCTGGCTCTATGCCTTTGTTTATGCCATTTCTTGCCTATAGAATACCCTCTTCTCACTTTCACAGTCCTTCAAGGACCACCTCAAATGTTATCTCTTACCACAAAGCCACTCTTGATCCTCTTCTCCTTGTCCTTTTTCCTCTTTGATGTTGTCTAGAACTGGGGATGTCTTACTCATCAATTTATCCATCTTCCACTCCTGCCTAGTGCCTAGTATGGTGCCTTACATACAGAAGCAACTAAATACTTATGGAATGAATGCAGGTGGCTTCAGGTGCCATTCATCAGCACCAGAGCAGTAGGTAGCTGGTCTCTTCTGAGTCTGGGATGACCTTGAATAACCTTGACATTTAATGTTGATATGAGAGCGCTGTCTATGCAGTTAGCGATGTTGGAATAAAAAGATTCAGAAAGGCCAGTGATTGAAAAATGACTTGATCTCTTTACAGCCAGTAATAGGTAATGTCAAAGTTGTATGTTCCTAATATTGGGAACTTCATCCAGTTGTCTGAGCTGAAAGGGGTGGGCATTGTAAGTGGATGGGAACAAACATGTCTCCAAAGCCacatttgtggtttttttttttttttttaaacagggagCCCATGGCCAAGACAGATGAGGGGGTGGCAGCCCCAGTGAGTGGAGGTGCTGCACGACTCCGATTTTTCTCCATGAAGAGGACAGTATCTCAACAGTCATTTGATGGTGTCTCATTGGATAGCAGTGGCCCTGAAGACCGGATTTCAGTGGACAGTGATGGCAGTGATAGCTTTGTGATGCTCTTGGAGTCTGGTATGTGGGAGCAGAGCCAGGCAAAGTTGCAGAAGTCCAGAAAGGGTTCTCTCTGCTGCCTGTATCAGTCTGGCAGGGCTAAAGAGGAGCTGAGAGATGATAATATAGACATTTTCTTAaccaagacaaaaaaagaaagagaaattttagTGGACTTGTGGGTTTGGTTTTAATTCCACGTTTCTAGGTTATTGGTTAATAACTGACTATATCACAGAAAGAGATTCAAACCAAAGGAGAAAGCACTAGTCTTACAGCCTTATAGCTAAGTCAGGATTAGTTTCATGGTTGGTATCAGTGGTATGAGTGTgcttatcatctttttttttttttggcctctgTTGTCACTGGAAAATAGGAGCTTTTTATCTGTTAATAAAATGAGAAACTTTTAGGAATTACCTCTGTATGTTATACTGGTTCTTTCAGTTTATTGAAATAGAAACTTAGGAAATGATCCCTTAAGAgtatctaggctgggcacggtggctcacgcctgtaatcccagcactttcggaggccgaggcgggtggatcacttgaggtcaggagttggagactagcctggccaatatggtaaaaccccgtctctactaaaaatagaaaaattagctgggcttagtggcagGTGcgtgtaatctcaactactcgggaggctgaggcaggagaattgtttgaaccggtAGAGGTACAGGaggtagagggtgcagtgagctgagattgcgccactgcactccagcctgggtgacagcgagactccgtctcaaaaaaaagagggaatgtcctatttatttatttattttatattgacaaattataattgtatcTATGTGGTATTAATACTAAGCGATCctatgatatatacacacatacagtgTGGGATTTTTGAGCCAAACTAATTAACATCTCCGTCACCTCAAATACTTACCATTTATTTCTCCTGTTTAACTGAAACATTACACTTTCACTAACATTTCCTCCTATCCCCTCCCATTTCCCTTTTCAGCCTCTGTTAAGCACCATCTTGCTCTCTGCTTTTATGAGTACAGTTGTTTTACATTCCATGTATAAGTGAGCACAtactatttttgtctttcagtgcCTGGCTTATCTCATTTAGCATATTGtctgtcctccagattcatctacgttatcacaaatgacaggatttccctctcataaggctgaatagtattccattgtgtgtttgtaccacattttctttatccgttcattGGTTGATGAACACATAAGTTGATCCCacaacttggctattgtgaataatgttgtagTAAACGCAGGAGTGGAGATAGTTCTTTGATATACTTTTTTTCATATTCCTTGGATATCTACCCAGAAGTGGATATGGTAACTCCATTTTTAGCTTTGAGGacccttcatactgttttccataatgcccatattaatttacatttccaccaacagggtgctagggtttccttttctctacatccttgccaacacttgttatctttaaTCTTTTTgagaatagccattctgacaggagTGAGttaatatttcactgtggttttaagaGAATGCGCTGTTTCTTAAGCTGGGTGGCGTGTACcatgtttgttttgttattatttttaacttcttatgGAAGATTTCATGTCTATGTACAAAAGTAGACAGAATCAAATAATGAACCCTCATACACCCATTACCTAGCTTTGAAATTAAGAAGTCATGgcaggcccggtgcagtggctcatgcctgtaatcccagcattttgggaggccaacgtgggtggatcacttaaggtgaAACCTAATTCTCCAATTTAAATTAAAGTTCTGAAAAATCTCCTGGGGTTCTTATATATTCACCTTAGACAGCAATTAAACTTGTGACTGGATTTCTGCCTTGGGAAGCATCCAGtctaaaaggaaagagaaggctggcacggtgcctcacgcatgtaatcccagcactttgggaggcccagacgggtggatcaggagtttgagaccagcctggccaacatggtgaaactctgtctctattaaaaatacaaaaattagccagggatggtggcgtgcgcctgtaatcccagctactcagaaggctgaggtgggagaattgcttgaacccaggaggtggaggttgtagtgagccgagatcacgccattgcactcccctgggcgacagagcaagactattccatctcaaaaaaaaaagaactcatggCCATTTTTGTTTCATAAACACTACTGCCCACTTTCCTTCATctcatattattttgaagcaaatcccaaaCATATCCTTTTGtccataaatattttcaattatgcATTGCTAGAAAATAcagacttaaatttttttaaattgtggtaaaatacgtATGAAATTTGCCATCCTAACCGTTTTTAAGTGGatagttcagtgacattaagtacattctgATTGTTGTACAATCATTACTACTGTCTATCTCCAGGATGTTTTTCTTCTTgtgaaacagaaactctgtactcattaaacagtaactcctcaTTTCCCCTCCCCTCAGTCCCTGACAACCATgattctactttctttttataaatttgactactttaggtacctcatataagtggaatcatgcagtatttgtccttttatcaCTGGCTTATTCCACTTGGTATATCCTCAAGATTCTTCTATTTTGTAgcgtgtgtcagaatttctttcctttttaaggctgaatagtgttccattgtatttATATACCACATTGCTTATCCTTGCATCCATGGaaggacacttgggttgcttctgtttacagacttttaaaaatgggatCAAATGTcattacactttaaaaaattaacagtaatTCCTTAAATTCATCAAATATCTAGTTAGTCCTCAAATTTCTAGTTGTCTCATGaatgtcataaatattttcttttatttttacagttgTCATTGTTTGTAGAGGTTGGATTTGAACAGAATATTTTGACTTTTGAACTCATTTGTCCTCTTTTTCATGCAGAGTCTGGTCCAGAATCTGTTCCACCAGGATCTCTTTCAAATGTCTCAGATAATGCTGGTGTTCAAGGGAGCCCTCTTGTGAATAACTATGGCCAGGGGTCACCAGCAGCCAACAGTTCAGTTTCACCCAGTGGAGAAGACCTCATCTTTCACCCGGTCAGCAGCTCTACTTTCTTCTCTGCAGAGGGTAGGCTGGGCTGAGAGCTTGGGACTTAAAACTAAGAGAATCTCCTTTGGTAGGTCTCAGTTCTGGTCCTGAAGGTGAATGAGGTGTCTTTTGGGATTGAGGTACGTGGTGAGGACCTGACTGTGGCCCTGCAAGCAGAGGAACTGACCCTCCAGCAGCTGGGCACCGTGGGACTCTGGCAGTTCCTGCGTGGACAGTGCCTAGGTAAGGATGGTAGTCATTCCACGACAGATAGTGGGACTTATCTAGGACAGCCATAGATTAACTTGTACTTGTCACTGtgctctaagggcagccactctACTAGTGCCAAGTTCTTTCCAGCAGCCATTGGGGGAGGAAAAGCTCCATTGAAACCTTTTTTGCAAGGAGCCTCTCAGAGCTGTTTCTAGGGCTTTGCATTCACTGTGCGAGTCTCCAACTTCACTTCCAGGTACTCCTGGAGCTTATATGAGGACAGTGTCCACTTCATTTGTATGTCTCTTAATATAAAACTATCTGATCAGGGAACTTCTGTCATTCAGATTCAGTCCTTTGATGtgaattttcatttataaaagatGACAGGAAAAATCTGGGCTTATGTTAcatacttcatttaaaaattattggctgggcacggggctcatgcctgtaatcccagcactttgggaggctgacgtaggtggatcacctgaggtcaggagtttgagaccagcctggccaacatggtaaaacgctgtctctactaaaatataaaaattagctgggcgtggtggcgggtgcctgtaatcccagctacttgggaggctgaggcaggagaattgcttgaacccgggaggtggaggttgcagtgagctgagattgtgccattgcactccagcctgggtgacaagagtgaaactctgtctcaaaaaatatatatttttaggctaagcatggtggctcatggcagtaatcccagcacgctgggaagctgaggtgggaaaccagcctgaacaacatagcaagacctcagctctacaaaaaatacaggctgggtgtggtggctcacgcctgtaatcctagcactttgggaggctgaggcgggtggatcacttaaggtcgggaatttgaaaccaccctggccaacatggtgaaaccccgtctctactaaaatacaaaaaaattagctgggcgtggtggcagg includes these proteins:
- the BLTP3A gene encoding bridge-like lipid transfer protein family member 3A isoform X1 — translated: MAAAAAAVSGAYAAARFTKNLSPDKINLSTLKGEGQLTNLELDEEVLQNVLELPTWLAITRVYCNRASIRIQWTKLKTHPICLCLDKVEVEMKTCEDPRPPNGQSPIALASGQSEYGFAEKVVEGMFIIVNSITIKIHSKAFHASFELWQLQGYSVNPNWQQSDLRLTRITDPRRGEVLTFKEITWQTLRIEADATDNGDQDPVTTPLRLITNQGRIQIALKRRTKDCNVISSKLMFLLDDLLWVLTDSQLKAMMKYAESLSEAMEKSAQQRKSLAPEPVQITPPAPSAQQSWAQAFGDSQGNSNSSSSRLSQYFEKFDVKESSYHLLISRLDLHICDDSQSREPGVSANRLMGGAMQLTFRKMAFDYYPFHWAGDSCKHWVRHCEAMETRGQWAQKLVMEFQSKMEKWHEETGLKPPWHLGVDSPFRRKADSLSSPRKNPLERSPSQGRQVAFRPPAWNRLRSSCMVVRVDDLDIHQVSTAGQPSKKPSTLLSCSRKLHNLPTQVSAIHIEFTEYYFPDNQELPVPCPNLYIQLNGLTFTMDPVSLLWGNLFCLDLYRSLEQFKAIYKLEDSSQKDEHLDIRLDAFWLKVSFPLEKRERAELHRPQALVFSASGMIATNTRHAPHCSCSDLQSLFRGFAAAEFFHSNYDHFPKVPGGFSLLHMLFLHHAFQMDSCLPQPNTLPPQRPKASRDLWSVHFTQISLDFEGTENFKGHTLNFVAPFPLSIWACLPLRWQQAQARKLLLASEGRLKPSASFGNPVQSEALAPDSMSHQRSKTEHDLKSLSGLTEVMEILKEGSSGMDNKGPLTELEDVADVHMLVHSPAHVRVRLDHYQYLALLRLKDVLQRLQEQLTKDTESVTGSPLQNQTACIGVLFPSAEVALLMHPAPGAVDADSAGSDSTSLVDSELSPSEDRELKSDASSDQGPASPEKVLEESSIDNQDVSQERPHSNGELQDSGPLAQQLAGKGHEAVESLQAKKLSRTQASSSPAALKPPAGRETAVNGQGELIPLKNIEGELSSAIHMTKDATKEALHATMDLTKEAVSLTKDAFSLGRDRMTSTMYKMLSLPPAKEPMAKTDEGVAAPVSGGAARLRFFSMKRTVSQQSFDGVSLDSSGPEDRISVDSDGSDSFVMLLESESGPESVPPGSLSNVSDNAGVQGSPLVNNYGQGSPAANSSVSPSGEDLIFHPVSVLVLKVNEVSFGIEVRGEDLTVALQAEELTLQQLGTVGLWQFLRGQCLGTCFQESSTLKTGHIRPAVGLRFEVGPGAAVHSPLASQNGFLHLLLHGCDLELLTSVLSGLGPFLEDEEIPVVVPMQIELLNSSITLKDDIPPIYPTSPGPIPITLAMEHVVLKRSDDGVFHIGAAAQDKPSGEVLKSEKRQPPKEQVFLVPTGEVFEQQVKELPILQKELIETKQALANANKDKEKLLQEIRKYNPFFEL